A portion of the Mytilus galloprovincialis chromosome 12, xbMytGall1.hap1.1, whole genome shotgun sequence genome contains these proteins:
- the LOC143054756 gene encoding MICOS complex subunit MIC27-like, with protein MVFQMVFAENETESKKVKVSELPIYDNPEDRYEVQVFPEEKTPFKNGVTEFRKSLFTVLDTFKETTDTIKDKYEIGKAHTQQTIEYIQNDPGILPRAGVITVAGLGGIVLGHRGGILRKLFYSSFAVVGATSLCYPNQAVEISQNGYNKAKDHAMSLWNGPDKDKKE; from the exons ATGGTGTTCCAAATGGTTTTTGCAGAGAATGAAACAGAATCAAAGAAAGTAAAAGTTTCAGAG TTACCAATCTATGATAACCCTGAGGATAGATACGAAGTTCAAGTTTTCCCAGAAGAAAAGACACCATTCAAAAATGGAGTAACAGAATTCAGAAAATCTCTGTTTACAGTGCTAGACACATTTAAA GAAACGACAGACACAATTAAAGACAAATATGAAATTGGAAAAGCACATACACAAC aaacTATCGAATATATACAGAATGATCCAGGAATTCTGCCAAGAGCAGGAGTTATAACTGTTGCTGGATTGGGTGGAATTGTTCTTGGTCATAGAG GTGGAATTTTACGGAAACTGTTTTACTCCTCCTTTGCTGTTGTTGGTGCTACATCCCTTTGTTACCCAAACCAAGCAGTTGAAATATCACAGAATGGCTAcaataaagctaaagaccatgccatgtcattatggaacggtccag ataaagataaaaaagaataa